The following proteins are encoded in a genomic region of Tachysurus fulvidraco isolate hzauxx_2018 chromosome 22, HZAU_PFXX_2.0, whole genome shotgun sequence:
- the gpr55a gene encoding G-protein coupled receptor 55a, which yields MDVCRDWVHCVQFGFYIPILVAGFPLNMAALWQLFFRLRHWSESTIYLLNLVINDCLLLLALPFKIMAYHEPWKLGRFSCSLFESFVYVNMYGSILLSVCISVDRYVALHFPFRRLRSKRKAVFICALVWTLVFGFSYPVYDLHGVSSNESFCFQNFSKQTWDKVWIIVCVECVFWGSTVVMVLCSVNVVKTLHDLRKRNPNDAKLRNNKSVKIVLSNLVVFLLCFIPYHISVLLYFYIKQRSSSTETKQIFINELRNFVHVSLCVSSVNCLADALCYYFILKENLQTAEQDSRMNTVTKETH from the coding sequence ATGGATGTCTGCAGGGACTGGGTTCACTGTGTTCAGTTTGGGTTCTACATTCCCATCCTCGTGGCCGGTTTTCCTTTAAACATGGCCGCCCTGTGGCAGCTTTTCTTCCGCCTTCGTCACTGGAGTGAATCCACCATTTACCTGCTGAACCTCGTCATTAATGACTGTCTGCTCCTTCTTGCACTCCCTTTTAAAATCATGGCTTACCACGAGCCGTGGAAACTCGGGAGATTTTCCTGTTCACTGTTTGAGAGTTTTGTCTACGTCAACATGTACGGCAGCAtcctgctgagtgtgtgtatctctgtggaTCGTTATGTTGCTCTACACTTTCCCTTCCGACGCCTGCGATCTAAAAGGAAGGCCGTGTTCATCTGCGCACTGGTGTGGACGTTAGTTTTTGGGTTTAGCTACCCGGTTTATGATCTTCATGGGGTCAGCAGTAATGAGTCCTTCTGCTTTCAGAACTTTTCCAAACAAACATGGGATAAAGTGtggattatagtgtgtgtggagtgtgtgttttggggcaGCACCGTTGTCATGGTCCTGTGCTCGGTGAATGTTGTTAAAACTCTGCACGATTTACGCAAACGGAACCCTAATGATGCTAAACTACGAAACAACAAGAGTGTAAAGATTGTGCTCAGCAACCTGGtggtgttcctgttgtgtttcaTTCCTTATCACATTTCTGTGCTTCTTTATTTCTACATAAAACAGAGGAGCAGCAGTACAGAaaccaaacaaatatttatcaaTGAACTACGTAATTTTGTCCAcgtcagtctgtgtgtgagcagcGTGAACTGCCTCGCAGATGCACTCTGTTATTATTTCATACTGAAAGAAAACCTACAGACCGCAGAGCAAGACAGCAGAATGAACACAGTCACAAaggaaacacattaa